The Pseudanabaena sp. ABRG5-3 genome includes the window CGCCCTAATCAATAACTCAATAGAAACAGAAGCATCACCATTCTCAGCCTTAGCAATCCGAGGCTGACTAGAACTCATTTTAGAAGCAAGTTCACTTTGAGTCATCAGCTTTTGCCGACGTTCCTTGAGATTCTGACTAAGAGCCAGTTTGATCTCAACTAAAACAGACTCT containing:
- a CDS encoding helix-turn-helix domain-containing protein translates to MDQAKRERLEANGWKVGSVSDFLQLTAEESVLVEIKLALSQNLKERRQKLMTQSELASKMSSSQPRIAKAENGDASVSIELLIRAMLATGATPQDIGQVIAGVR